From the Sphingobium sp. RAC03 genome, the window CAGGCGGTGGCGGCGGAGGATTTCGAGGGGGCGATGGCCGCCCTCGCCACCCTCCGCGCGCCCATCGACGCCTTCTTTGAAAGCGTGACGGTCAACGACGCTGATCCCGCCAAGCGCGCGGCCCGCCTTGCGCTGCTGGCGCGGGTGCGGGACGCCGTTCATAGCGTAGCCGACTTTTCAAAGATTGCGGGCTAACGCAACGAAATGACAAAATCTGCGGGAAAAGTGCGAAGTTAAAGCGTAATAATCCTATTCGATCGCGCATCATCCCGCTATTGCTGCTGGATTGTTGCAACGCAATATAATCGGCAATCAGTGCAGGGAGAGCCGGGAATGACTGAGACACAAGAGGCCATCATGACCACCACCGCGACCCGTTATGTCTATCGTTTTGGCGGCGGCGTGGATGATGGCGGGCAGGGCGACCGCAACCTTCTGGGCGGCAAGGGCGCGAACCTCGATGGCATGGCCGCGATCGGCCTGCCAGTGCCGCCGGGCTTCACCATCACCACGGAAATGTGCACCCGCTATTATGAAGATGGCGGCGTCTATCCCGACAGCGTGAAAGCGGAAGTCGCCACTGGCCTCGCCCATATCGAAGGGATCACCGGCAAGAAATTCGGCGACGCCGCCGATCCGCTGCTCGTCTCGGTCCGGTCGGGCGCGCGCGCGTCGATGCCCGGCATGATGGACACGGTCCTCAACCTCGGCCTCAACGACGAAACCGTCATCGGCCTCGCCAACACATCGGGCGACGAACGCTTCGCCTGGGACAGCTATCGCCGCTTCATCCAGATGTATTCGGACGTCGTGCTGGAACTGGACCATGGCGCGTTCGAGGAAGCGCTCGAAGTCGCCAAGGAAGATCAGGGCTACAGCCTCGACACCGAAATGACCGCCGATGACTGGAAGGCCCTGGTCGCCGAATATAAGGCGCTCGTGAAGAAGCTGTGGGACAAGCCCTTCCCGCAGGATGTGCATGACCAGCTCTGGGGCGCGATCAGCGCCGTGTTCGGCTCCTGGCAGTCGGAGCGCGCGAAGGTGTATCGCCGTCTCAACAACATCCCCGGCGAATGGGGCACCGCGGTCAATGTGCAGGCGATGGTGTTCGGCAATATGGGCGAAACCTCCGCCACCGGCGTCGCCTTCACCCGCGACCCGTCGACCGGCGAAAATGTCTATTATGGCGAATTTCTGATCAACGCGCAGGGCGAAGATGTCGTCGCCGGCATCCGCACCCCGCAATATCTGACGCTCGCCGCACGGGAGCGGGCAGGGGCCAAGCCGCTGTCGATGGAAGAGGCGATGCCGGAAACCTATGCCGAACTGGCCAAGGTGTTCCAGATCCTCGAAACCCATTATCGCGACATGCAGGACATTGAATTCACCGTCCAGCAGGGAAAGCTGTGGATGCTCCAGACCCGGTCGGGCAAGCGCACCGCCAAGGCGGCGTTGAAAATGGCCGTGGATATGGCGCATGAAGGCCTCATCACCGAGGAAGAAGCCGTCGCCCGCGTCGATCCCGCCGCGCTCGACCAATTGCTTCACCCCACGCTCGATCCCAAGGCACCGCGCGATGTGCTGACCAAGGGGCTGCCCGCCAGCCCCGGTGCGGCTTCGGGCCTGATCGTGTTCGACGCCGACACCGCCGAGCGCCGCAACGAAATGGGCGACGCCGTCATCCTCGTCCGTGTCGAAACATCGCCGGAGGATATTCACGGTATGCACGCGGCCAAGGGCATCCTGACCGCGCGTGGCGGCATGACCAGCCACGCCG encodes:
- the ppdK gene encoding pyruvate, phosphate dikinase, translated to MTETQEAIMTTTATRYVYRFGGGVDDGGQGDRNLLGGKGANLDGMAAIGLPVPPGFTITTEMCTRYYEDGGVYPDSVKAEVATGLAHIEGITGKKFGDAADPLLVSVRSGARASMPGMMDTVLNLGLNDETVIGLANTSGDERFAWDSYRRFIQMYSDVVLELDHGAFEEALEVAKEDQGYSLDTEMTADDWKALVAEYKALVKKLWDKPFPQDVHDQLWGAISAVFGSWQSERAKVYRRLNNIPGEWGTAVNVQAMVFGNMGETSATGVAFTRDPSTGENVYYGEFLINAQGEDVVAGIRTPQYLTLAARERAGAKPLSMEEAMPETYAELAKVFQILETHYRDMQDIEFTVQQGKLWMLQTRSGKRTAKAALKMAVDMAHEGLITEEEAVARVDPAALDQLLHPTLDPKAPRDVLTKGLPASPGAASGLIVFDADTAERRNEMGDAVILVRVETSPEDIHGMHAAKGILTARGGMTSHAAVVARGMGRPCVSGAGGISIDSKAKVLRIGGRELKEGDILTLDGSTGEVMAGEVPTVQPELAGDFGTLMVWADKVRRLKVRANAETPQDCKVAREFGAEGVGLCRTEHMFFDAARITAVREMILADSEKGRRVALERLLPEQRDDFAQIFMVMAGLPVTIRLLDPPLHEFLPHAEAEFEEVAKAAGVSVDVLKRRANELHEFNPMLGHRGCRLGVTYPEIYEMQARAIFEAALIVKQRGGEAPIPEVMIPLVATRKELELMKAIVDRVAAEVFAEQGDSVEYLVGTMIELPRAALKAGEIAEVGEFFSFGTNDLTQTTIGISRDDAGRFLGTYVDKGIFARDPFVSIDVEGVGELIQLAAERGRKTRPGIKLGICGEHGGDPASIAFCEETGLDYVSASPYRVPIARLAAAQAALAKKA